AAACCTATGTCGCCACGGAGCCAAGAGACGGACTTTGTCCAACTTGCTTTAATCGTCCGGGGAGCATTTGCAGGGCAGGAGCCCCCGCCTGCGGCGGGCTCCTGTCAGAATCCGCCGGTTACGACGGATTCAAAATGGTCAAGGGTATTCGTTCCGAAAATCGGAACGAAAAGGGCACTAGCGCCCTCCTTCGGCGGGCAAGCAGGGCTCGTGCCCTGCTAAGCTGAAGTTCACTGGGGGCGATGACGCGCCCTCAGGCTGATTTATAGAGCTGCTCCCCGTTTTGATTCTGCACCACGACATCAACCTTTACCCCTTTGCGGACACTCTGGGTGACGATGCAGAAGTCTTCGAAGAGATTGATACATTGCGCCACCCGGTTGGGAGCCTCAGTGCCGATATTGACATTGATTAACACCTCGGCGCCGCCGACTCGAAAGCGCCCTTTCTCGTTCCTCACAATTGTAGTGGTCACAGCAGATTTCAGGCCGCTTGTTTCTACCCGCGCTTTCTGCAGGCAGAAAAGCAGGCTGGCGCTGAGGCAGTTGCCAATTGCCGCCGAAAGAATGCGCGCGGCATTGGGACCGGCATTTTTGCCCAGCGGGGAAGGCTCATCCAGAAGAATCTGCCCCATTCCCTCGTCGAAAGTAACCAGGAACTCGAAATCCTTCTTATGCTCCATCGTGATGGTAAATTTCTTTTCGTCCATTTGTCCCTCTATTTATCCAGCGCTTTTAAGGATTCTTCCACAAACCGGTACTCCGGCATCATTCCTTCAATAAAGAATTTCTCATTGATGACCGTCTTTGGCACTCCCTGAACGGAGTACCTGTTCGCCAGATGCGGAAATTCGGTTGCCTCGATTCCATCGGCCGTTATCCATTCCGATTCCATGGCGAAGGCATGCGCGAGCCGCACCGCGGCCGGGCAGTACGGTCACGTCGGAGTGACGAAGACCTGAAAATGAAGCGGCTGCTTGACCGTTTTCAGTTTTTCGCGAGTTTTCTCTGAAAGCCCCGAATCTCGCTTGGAAACCGCAATTATATCCTCCAGGAGGGTGGCAAACTCATAGCCGGCCGGAATTCCGTAAAATCGGATGCCGTAGTCTTTCTCTCCCAGAATTACGGTCGCCGGAATCTTGTCTATTTTGTACTGGTCGGCTATCGGCTTGTCGAGCTGAAAATTGTACACCTCCAGTTTCAATTTGTCAGACAGCGAGACCAGCTCCTCCAATAATTGCCGGGTCTCGCGACAGTACTGGCATTCCAATTCCTGAGTAAAGTAGACCAGCCTGACGAGATTGCTCAGCCCTTTAAGTTTTTCCTGGATTGCCTTACGGTCTTTTTCTTGAAGATATGCCATGACCCACCCCTTCAAAAAACAGTCTAAAGCGTCACTATAATACCCCCGCCTGGAATCGAACCAGGATTACCGGCTCCGGAGGCCGATGCGTTATCCATTACACCACGGGGGCAATTGCCATACATCTTATGTATGAACCAATACTATGATTTTTCAGCCGGCTTGTCAATCATAGTTTTCAAACTCTGCGTTATCGCAGTTCCGTCTTGACCCCGGGCATTTTATCGGCTAAGATTAAGTTGACCATTTAGCTGACAAGGACATGACAATGAATGCCAAAATAGGGTTATCAATATTCTTTGCGATGTTTCTATCTGTGGCGGCGGCAACGGAGCTGCACGTCGGACCGCTGAAAATGGATAAGATTGACCCCCGACTGCGGGAGATATTCCGGGACAATCCGGAGCGGAGTCTCAAGGTCTGGGTCTTTTTCACCGACAAGGAAACCTTCGACCAGACTTCTTTCCGCGGCAAAGTACTGTCCGCTATGCAATCGTTTTCCGAAAGGGCGCGACTTCGACGACAGAGGCGCAGCCTTGAACCGGCCGGAGATTACCACGACATTCCGGTCAGTCCAAGTTATATTGAAATATTGAGACAGTCTGGGGCAGAAATCCTGCGCCCGTCGCGCTGGCTGAACGCCGTGGCGGTGAATGCCACTTCAACTCAGATTGAGCAGTTCGCGGCTCTGCCATTCGTTTCGGAAATCAAAATGGTTGCCGCCTTCAGGCGAAAACCGCTGCCGGAGGGGACAATGTTACCCCGGAAAGAAGCGGCCGACCCTGATTATGGCAATTCCTTTACACAGCTTAATATGGTCAATATTCCGCTGATGCATCATCTTGGTTATACCGGAGAAGGGGTTCTCATTGCGATTTTTGATACCGGCTTTGAGCTCAATCATCCTTCCCTTGCCTCTCTGAATCTGATTGACAAGTATGACTTCATAAATAACGATACCTCTGTCGGCGACCGGAGCAATTCGCCAATTGAGCCGCAGCATGGAACCTATGTCCTTTCGGTCTGCGGCGGATATGCCCCCGGCTTCTTAGTGGGAGCCGCTTTTGATGCCGATTACCTCCTGGCAAAAACCGAGAAAACTTATGCCGAAGAAATTTCCGAAGAATACAACTGGATTGCGGCGGCCGAATGGGCTGATTCTCTCGGCGCCGATATCATATCGTCGTCGCTGGGGTATGTCGATTGGTACGAGAATACCGACGGCACCGCTATCTATTCGATGCTTGATGGCAACACCGCTCCTATCACCATTGCGGCCGATATTGCCGCCTCCCGCATGATTGCCGTCTTTAACGCCGCCGGTAATGAAAGAGATGACCCCTTTTTCTATATTTCTCCCCCGGCCGATGCCGATTCCATCATTTCGGTTGGGGCAGTCAACGCCAGCGGTCTGATTGCCGGCTTCTCGTCTTCCGGTCCCACATATGACGGCCGCCGAAAGCCAGAGATAGTGGCGCTGGGGATAAATGCCACCGCCGCCAATTTCAACGGAGGATACACTCTTGCCAGCGGGACTTCACTTTCCACCCCAATAGCCGCCGGGGCCGGGGCACTCCTGCTGCAGATTCATCCTGACTGGAATCCTATTCAGCTTCGCGATGCTCTGTCTCGCTCCGCTGACCGCTATGCCAACCCAGACTATCTTTACGGCTATGGCCTCTTCGACACCTTCAAAGCCTCCGGTCTGCTCCAAATTAATCCTATATCTTCTATAAGGTTACAGGTGCGAGATACTGTCTCATTGACAATTTCCGCTATCGGAGGTGGGGGGGAGACAATCTCATTTTCGGCATCCAATCTGCCGTCCAGCGCCGGTTTCATCGATAATGGCGATGGTACCGCCTCATTGACCTATGTTGGGACAGCGGAAGATATCGGTTCCAGGACGGTCCAATTTGTTGCCACCGCCGGAATAAATGCCGATACCGCCGACGTGCTGTTCTCAGTTTTTGAACGATTTCTTATAACCGCGGGTCCAAACCCCTTTACCGACACTTTGACCATATTTCTCGGTCAATTGCCGCAAACATCCGCAAAAATAACCATCCATACCGTTTCGGGAGAGAAAGTTTGGGAAAAAATCTCCGATAATAACAGTACCCCTGGCGAGGCCATAATCTGGAATGGGACAAATTCCGAGGGAAAGAAAG
The Candidatus Zixiibacteriota bacterium genome window above contains:
- a CDS encoding OsmC family protein — translated: MDEKKFTITMEHKKDFEFLVTFDEGMGQILLDEPSPLGKNAGPNAARILSAAIGNCLSASLLFCLQKARVETSGLKSAVTTTIVRNEKGRFRVGGAEVLINVNIGTEAPNRVAQCINLFEDFCIVTQSVRKGVKVDVVVQNQNGEQLYKSA
- a CDS encoding thioredoxin family protein, with amino-acid sequence MAYLQEKDRKAIQEKLKGLSNLVRLVYFTQELECQYCRETRQLLEELVSLSDKLKLEVYNFQLDKPIADQYKIDKIPATVILGEKDYGIRFYGIPAGYEFATLLEDIIAVSKRDSGLSEKTREKLKTVKQPLHFQVFVTPTUPYCPAAVRLAHAFAMESEWITADGIEATEFPHLANRYSVQGVPKTVINEKFFIEGMMPEYRFVEESLKALDK
- a CDS encoding S8 family peptidase; its protein translation is MNAKIGLSIFFAMFLSVAAATELHVGPLKMDKIDPRLREIFRDNPERSLKVWVFFTDKETFDQTSFRGKVLSAMQSFSERARLRRQRRSLEPAGDYHDIPVSPSYIEILRQSGAEILRPSRWLNAVAVNATSTQIEQFAALPFVSEIKMVAAFRRKPLPEGTMLPRKEAADPDYGNSFTQLNMVNIPLMHHLGYTGEGVLIAIFDTGFELNHPSLASLNLIDKYDFINNDTSVGDRSNSPIEPQHGTYVLSVCGGYAPGFLVGAAFDADYLLAKTEKTYAEEISEEYNWIAAAEWADSLGADIISSSLGYVDWYENTDGTAIYSMLDGNTAPITIAADIAASRMIAVFNAAGNERDDPFFYISPPADADSIISVGAVNASGLIAGFSSSGPTYDGRRKPEIVALGINATAANFNGGYTLASGTSLSTPIAAGAGALLLQIHPDWNPIQLRDALSRSADRYANPDYLYGYGLFDTFKASGLLQINPISSIRLQVRDTVSLTISAIGGGGETISFSASNLPSSAGFIDNGDGTASLTYVGTAEDIGSRTVQFVATAGINADTADVLFSVFERFLITAGPNPFTDTLTIFLGQLPQTSAKITIHTVSGEKVWEKISDNNSTPGEAIIWNGTNSEGKKVAPGMYIVIVAAGRTVEKIKVFKKI